In a genomic window of Helianthus annuus cultivar XRQ/B chromosome 10, HanXRQr2.0-SUNRISE, whole genome shotgun sequence:
- the LOC110886065 gene encoding fimbrin-5-like, producing MLTVAVDEKRIGKELNFSLANVVGDDIVSGNKKLIIAFLWQLMRFSMLQLLKNLRTHGRGKEITDADILQCANMKVKQSGKRQMDSFKDKRLSDGVFFLELLSAIKRGLSTGVL from the exons ATGCTGACTGTTGCAGTTGACGAAAAAAG GATTGGGAAGGAATTAAACTTCTCACTTGCAAATGTTGTTGGAGATGATATTGTTTCAGGAAACAAGAAACTCATAATAG CTTTTTTATGGCAATTGATGAGATTTAGCATGCTTCAACTTCTCAAAAACTTAAGAACTCATGGTCGAGGCAAAGAGATAACTGATGCTGATATTCTACAATGCGCCaacatgaaagtcaaacagtcaGGGAAAAGACAAATGGATAGCTTCAAG GATAAACGCCTGTCGGATGGTGTTTTCTTCCTTGAGCTTCTTAGCGCGATAAAAAGAGGGTTGTCAACTGGGGTCTTGTGA
- the LOC110882909 gene encoding uncharacterized protein LOC110882909 produces the protein MAENSSSHRRSGPRPNVGNNLPVEGMVEEASDDNEVQSNGANNPVTPGIFPINPAQSILPPGETPISWYVRSQGALNAVYTQLCAQTAPVTQSRRPGSRAHASQREESTNDGTNSYQRQHHESQPRQRQSVHDRLGSPWDAHTDESDQTYRLSANTSVFNRLHPNSNKSRPRAVYNPEAEHNYDLVYRPAEAAENSKFILEIALALLERAKLPSNVGKFNGLTDPDDHLRVFTSAGLVGGWTLPLWCHLFVQTLTGPARIWFDNLPTGQIESWKDLRQKFLTHFSQQRRSMRDTSDVMNIWRRDDENLEDFITRYNKEVLEIGGVHEQLIRAQFKYAVRCDDMVKVLSGTEGLPKSWEKIMAAAKVYAQTEKNLTTNRPPPPHSRPTDLSAMGERRFKKSWRESSGSRSSEDARATINKLSAQRDNKHENRERQWTPLTKTPAEVLSTEDYQFKPPIPMKSKRGQDLAQYCEYHKDTGHTTNNCISLRTEIEKALKNGEFTHLLQNMRKEIKQITRGEETSNKRAKT, from the coding sequence atggcagaaaattcatcttCTCACCGACGATCCGGTCCTCGACCAAATGTCGGAAACAATTTACCAGTAGAAGGGATGGTGGAAGAGGCCTCAGACGATAATGAGGTTCAATCTAATGGAGCAAATAACCCTGTTACTCCAGGGATATTTCCCATAAATCCCGCCCAATCAATTCTACCACCGGGGGAAACTCCGATATCATGGTATGTCCGGTCACAAGGAGCATTAAATGCAGTGTATACACAATTGTGTGCTCAAACCGCTCCCGTAACACAATCACGAAGGCCGGGATCTAGAGCTCATGCTTCTCAACGAGAAGAATCGACGAATGATGGAACGAACAGCTATCAGAGACAACACCATGAGTCACAGCCTCGTCAAAGGCAATCAGTTCATGATAGGTTGGGCTCTCCTTGGGATGCCCACACCGATGAATCTGACCAAACGTATCGTTTGAGCGCAAACACCAGCGTATTCAACAGGCTGCACCCAAACTCTAACAAATCCAGGCCTCGAGCGGTGTACAACCCTGAGGCAGAACATAATTACGACCTAGTTTACCGCCCTGCAGAAGCAGCGGAAAACTCGAAGTTTATACTGGAAATAGCTCTGGCTCTGTTAGAAAGGGCAAAATTACCATCTAACGTCGGCAAATTCAATGGGTTAACTGATCCCGACGATCATTTGAGGGTCTTCACCAGCGCAGGATTGGTCGGCGGTTGGACTCTTCCACTttggtgtcatttgtttgttcaaaCATTAACGGGGCCAGCGCGAATCTGGTTTGATAATCTACCAACGGGGCAAATCGAGTCATGGAAAGACCTGCGCCAAAAATTCTTAACACACTTCAGCCAGCAAAGGCGCTCCATGCGGGATACGTCTGATGTCATGAACATATGGCGTCGAGATGATGAGAATTTGGAAGATTTTATAACCAGGTATAATAAGGAAGTATTGGAGATCGGTGGTGTCCACGAACAGCTAATCCGCGCTCAGTTTAAGTACGCGGTTAGATGTGACGATATGGTCAAAGTGCTGTCCGGAACAGAAGGCCTCCCCAAGAGTTGGGAAAAGATAATGGCGGCGGCCAAGGTTTACGCACAAACAGAGAAAAACCTTACTACAAacagaccaccaccaccacacagcAGGCCCACAGATTTAAGTGCAATGGGCGAACGAAGATTCAAGAAATCATGGCGCGAGTCATCTGGAAGCCGCTCCTCTGAAGATGCTCGCGCAACAATTAACAAACTCTCTGCTCAGAGAGATAACAAGCATGAAAACAGGGAGAGGCAGTGGACCCCACTGACAAAGACCCCAGCGGAAGTCCTGAGTACCGAGGATTATCAGTTTAAACCGCCAATCCCGATGAAGAGTAAACGTGGTCAGGACCTAGCGCAGTATTGCGAATATCATAAGGATACGGGACACACCACAAACAATTGCATTTCCTTACGCACCGAGATAGAGAAAGCCCTCAAAAATGGGGAGTTTACGCATCTACTCCAGAATATGCGCAAGGAGATAAAGCAAATCACCCGGGGAGAAGAAACCTCCAACAAACGGGCCAAGACCTAA
- the LOC118482725 gene encoding zinc finger homeobox protein 3-like, with amino-acid sequence MRGGMEWTIEIPSFSPPPAPEPPPSSPPPAAPPLQLSSPPSPAVVQRQWYRTSHTGEDSHLLISNTALPLSLIKLTVLLVSKKVLQVLALILPLRSMLNRLEMLSLERHGLVSFVCLLVHLVEVTIRQQGDLLCKSSYLRNKIFWWSLMVRVD; translated from the exons atgagaggtggaatggaatggaccaTTGAG attccttctttttctcctccACCGGCGCCGGAGCCTCCGCCTTCTTCTCCTCCACCGGCGGCGCCACCTCTTCAGCTTTCTTCTCCTCCGTCACCGGCGGTGGTGCAACGGCAGTGGTACCGGACTTCTCATACTGGTGAAGATAGTCATCTGCTTATCTCAAATACGGCCCTACCCTTGAGTCTCATCAAACTTACCGTACTGCTTGTTTCAAAGAAGGTTTTACAAGTTTTGGCTTTGATACTGCCTTTAAG ATCTATGCTGAACAGGTTGGAAATGTTATCACT GGAAAGGCATGGACTTGTtagctttgtttgtttgttggttCATCTGGTAGAGGTAACAATCCGTCAACAAGGCGATCTACTTTGCAAAAGCAGTTACCTGCGAAACAAAAT ATTTTGGTGGAGTCTTATGGTTAGAGTTGATTGA